A window of Apium graveolens cultivar Ventura chromosome 8, ASM990537v1, whole genome shotgun sequence contains these coding sequences:
- the LOC141679724 gene encoding uncharacterized protein LOC141679724, whose product MECTFPAVPETPKIQSGEEKETSNRNFWTLYVDGSATAERSGAGLILFSPGGFTIQQAITFAFKSTNNQAEYEALLSGLRLAKSLGVRSLTIYSDFQIMVRQTNSEYIAKDPKLAQYQEILRAILETIPDPTILQINREENAKVDELSKLVQNTSDLSSSVYFEELGAPNTDRPEVLCVSSPDNWMTPYIAYLKDGTLPEDQNKARYLRYNAAHFFLEDNQLYRRTFSAPTLKCVDPDEADYYLREVHEGICGDHLAAKALAYKVFTQGYYWPTIHADAVAYVKKCSKC is encoded by the coding sequence ATGGAATGCACCTTTCCCGCAGTCCCAGAGACACCTAAAATCCAATCCGGAGAAGAAAAGGAGACTAGCAACCGAAATTTTTGGACATTGTATGTTGATGGTTCGGCAACAGCCGAGAGGTCCGGGGCTGGCCTGATCCTTTTCAGCCCGGGCGGATTCACAATCCAGCAAGCCATAACCTTCGCTTTCAAATCAACGAACAACCAGGCTGAATATGAAGCTCTCCTCTCCGGACTCAGGCTAGCCAAATCCCTTGGGGTAAGGAGTTTAACCATCTATAGTGATTTTCAAATTATGGTAAGACAGACCAATAGTGAATATATTGCGAAGGACCCCAAGCTGGCTCAATATCAGGAAATATTGAGGGCTATCCTGGAAACCATCCCGGACCCAACCATCTTGCAAATAAACAGAGAAGAAAATGCGAAGGTAGATGAGCTGTCCAAGCTCGTCCAGAATACTTCGGATTTAAGCAGCTCAGTCTACTTCGAGGAGCTCGGGGCACCCAACACCGATCGGCCTGAAGTCTTATGCGTCAGCAGCCCGGACAACTGGATGACTCCTTACATAGCTTATCTTAAAGATGGGACCCTGCCAGAAGACCAGAACAAGGCACGTTACCTCAGGTATAACGCTGCCCATTTTTTTCTAGAAGATAATCAGCTATACAGGCGAACCTTCTCTGCCCCGACTCTAAAATGCGTTGACCCAGACGAGGCAGATTATTATCTTAGGGAGGTACACGAGGGAATCTGCGGAGATCACTTAGCCGCTAAAGCTCTAGCCTACAAAGTCTTCACGCAAGGCTACTATTGGCCCACCATCCACGCCGATGCAGTTGCCTATGTGAAGAAATGCAGCAAATGCTAA